A window of Arcobacter sp. F155 genomic DNA:
ATGAGCGATTATGAATTACAACTTGAAAGATATTTTAAAAAACTTGAAAATTGTTGTCGTAAGCAAAGAAGATAATATAGACAAAAAAGAGATTGATATTTTGAATCTTTTCTTTAAAGATATTATTATAATAAATAGTGCAGAAAGAGCCCTTAAAAGATTTGTTTCATTAAGACCAGATGTTATTATCTGTGATATTGAACTTCCTCAAATGAATGGAATTGAATTCTGTAAAATAATTAAAAAAATCAATAATAAAATTCCAATTATTATTTCATCTAAAAAAAGTAAGAAAAAATACCTTTATGAGATGATTAGACTTCAAATAGTAGATTTCATTAAAAAACCAATTAAAGCTGAAGAGTTTATTTTCACATTAAATGAAACAGCTAAATATATATTAAATGGGGGAGATATATCTATTAAACTTAGTAATGGATATATTTATAGTTATAAAAGTAAAACAATTAAAAAAGATGATTCAAAAGAGATAAAACTTACAAAAAATGAATACCGCTTACTTGAATTATTATTAGGTAATAAAGAAAAGACACTTACAACAGAAGAGATATTTCAACATTTATGGGCAGATGAAGATATTACTTGTTCTGCATTTAAATCCTTAGTTTCTCGACTAAGAAATAAAATAGGTAAAGACTCCATAAAAAATAAGTTTGGTATTGGGTACCAACTAGACTAAAGATTCAACCTTAGTTTCATCTACTAATATTTTAAGTTCACTGTCTATTGTAGATATATATGTTGCAAAGTTTTCATCATTATTTGAGGATACTTGTTTCCACTCCCCTTTTTCTAAAGAAGAATTACTCTTTGCTAAATCTAAGTTTAGGATATCATTATCTTGTGTATAGATTTTTAAAGTTTTATTATTGTCAGCTAAAATTAATGCCTGAGCAGTATCTATTCCAGATAAAATATGCTCTGTTTTATAAAGACTAGTATCATTTTGTTCTATTGCATTTTTAAGAATTTCTGCAATATTAATATCTTCCATACCTAATCCTTAATTTTTTAATATTATAACAATAATAAATATAAAAAAAGCCTAACCAAAAAGGTCAGGCTTTTTTATTGTTCAGTTATATAACATTTACATCATTTTCAATTAATAAAGTTACGACATCTGAACCATTTGTTGAAACATAAGCTGTTTCACTCGCTGTACTTTGAGTTGAGTCTACATACCACTTTTCATTTATAGGAGTTCCATTATCATAGTCAGTTTGATTTCCTAAATCTAAATTTATACTATCACCATTATCTCCAACTA
This region includes:
- a CDS encoding response regulator transcription factor; protein product: MNYNLKDILKNLKIVVVSKEDNIDKKEIDILNLFFKDIIIINSAERALKRFVSLRPDVIICDIELPQMNGIEFCKIIKKINNKIPIIISSKKSKKKYLYEMIRLQIVDFIKKPIKAEEFIFTLNETAKYILNGGDISIKLSNGYIYSYKSKTIKKDDSKEIKLTKNEYRLLELLLGNKEKTLTTEEIFQHLWADEDITCSAFKSLVSRLRNKIGKDSIKNKFGIGYQLD